One stretch of Oryzias latipes chromosome 7, ASM223467v1 DNA includes these proteins:
- the rbbp8nl gene encoding RBBP8 N-terminal-like protein isoform X4 — MESFGDTLRKLQEAHDREVEVWQVKFRELSNKKGCDTKRMEELFSRNQQMKEQQRLLTENIRTLENRLRAGLCDRCSVTQDVAKRRQQEFEASQIQSLQHISILGIPLCLMNASLVVVSSHNPSSNPRLLRPSSAAGEMTNLKKEILKLKDENRALRAALNRGSEPSSSTDPKTNGSPDQSPRSRTINLISPPPGRTRQQPADGDVVVKMEADQRKIECREVRGLSRSGCEVVKPRSSPAWKTDPSGAPAPEKRSQSIEVLDQRPSFPSERRNSSPASGVEVKPRRPVVPIPCHPRAVNNNPLSLPWSLSEPSNWANVAAMVNSHQMQNTRLQLPHFPNLIAPPPQLNPRRLGFSPSWHKHSIPRPPSKESTVGHKYNITGEHTDNLPKPPAERVPREAIRDAPDGPLDLSDRGKTNPNQSSIDDTSPGEGRAQRSSDNDGRTRIPASSPSLCVLPSSSHSTPQTQQNLESGSERKNGVIKEQEQKEELIKRTEQSNGMKVPLSLRPAVVMLETLNSALQKQESQSSNGKLTKMSSPANVVDSSSDEQDENLSSCGRENAANGKRKRTTLENETDKNNIQPERRVKIRVRPEEKSPT, encoded by the exons TGACACAAAGCGGATGGAGGAACTGTTCAGCAGAAACCAGCAGATGAAGGAGCAGCAACGGTTGCTCACAGAGAACATCAGGACGCTGGAAAACAG ACTGAGGGCGGGGCTTTGTGACAGATGCTCAGTGACCCAGGATGTGGCCAAGAGACGGCAGCAGGAGTTCGAAGCCTCGCAGATTCAAAGCCTCCAGCACATTTCCATCCTGGGTATTCCACTTTGCCTCATGAATGCTTCACTCGTGGTGGTTTCCTCACACAATCCTTCTTCTAACCCCCGTCTGCTCCGTCCTTCATCTGCAGCTGGAGAGATGACCAACCTGAAGAAGGAGATCCTGAAACTCAAAGATGAAAACAGGGCTTTGAGAGCCGCCCTCAA CAGAGGATCTGAGCCGAGCAGCAGCACCGACCCCAAAACCAACGGCTCCCCTGACCAGTCGCCCAGATCCAGAACCATCAACCTGATCAGCCCGCCGCCCGGCAGAACCAGGCAGCAGCCAGCAGATGGCGACGTGGTCGTCAAAATGGAGGCAGACCAAAGAA AAATTGAATGCAGGGAGGTGAGAGGACTGAGCCGCAGCGGCTGT GAAGTCGTCAAGCCTCGGTCATCACCAGCCTGGAAGACAGACCCCAGCGGGGCACCAGCTCCAGAGAAGAG ATCTCAAAGCATTGAAGTGCTTGACCAGCGTCCGAGCTTTCCATCCGAACGGAGGAACTCCTCACCCGCTTCTGGAGTAGAGGTCAAACCAAGGCGACCCGTGGTTCCCATCCCCTGCCATCCTCGGGCAGTCAATAACAACCCCCTCTCTCTGCCCTGGTCCTTATCCGAACCCTCAAACTGGGCTAACGTTGCCGCTATGGTCAACAGCCACCAGATGCAGAACACAAGGCTTCAGTTGCCACACTTTCCCAACCTGATAGCACCGCCCCCCCAGCTCAACCCCAGAAGacttgggttttctccttcctgGCATAAGCACAGCATTCCTCGCCCCCCCAGCAAAGAGTCCACGGTGGGCCACAAGTACAATATCACAGGAGAGCACACAGACAATCTACCGAAGCCTCCGGCTGAGAGAGTTCCCAGAGAGGCCATTCGAGACGCCCCTGACGGGCCTTTGGACCTGTCAGACCGAGGGAAGACAAACCCAAACCAGAGTTCCATAGATGACACGTCACCAGGTGAGGGGAGGGCACAGAGGAGCAGTGACAATGACGGCAGGACTCGCATCCCAGCATCCTCCCCGTCCCTCTGTGTCCTCCCATCCTCCTCCCATTCAACCCCTCAGACACAGCAGAACCTCGAGTCCGGCAGCGAGCGCAAAAACGGG GTCATCAAAGAGCAGGAGCAGAAAGAGGAGCTGATCAAAAGGACAGAACAGAGTAACGGAATGAAGGTTCCTCTGTCGTTACGGCCAG CAGTGGTAATGTTGGAAACCCTAAATTCCGCTTTACAAAAGCAAGAGTCTCAGTCATCGAATGGAAAGCTGACTAAG ATGTCCTCACCTGCGAATGTGGTGGACAGCAGTTCAGACGAACAAGACGAGAACCTGAGCAGCTGTGGAAGAGAAAATGCCGCCAACGGCAAGAGGAAGAGGACAACTTTGGAAAACGAAACTGACAAAAACA ACATCCAACCGGAGAGAAGAGTCAAGATCAGAGTGAGGCCTGAAGAAAAGAGTCCGACCTAA
- the rbbp8nl gene encoding RBBP8 N-terminal-like protein isoform X7: MESFGDTLRKLQEAHDREVEVWQVKFRELSNKKGCDTKRMEELFSRNQQMKEQQRLLTENIRTLENRLRAGLCDRCSVTQDVAKRRQQEFEASQIQSLQHISILAGEMTNLKKEILKLKDENRALRAALNRGSEPSSSTDPKTNGSPDQSPRSRTINLISPPPGRTRQQPADGDVVVKMEADQRSEEIECREVRGLSRSGCEVVKPRSSPAWKTDPSGAPAPEKRSQSIEVLDQRPSFPSERRNSSPASGVEVKPRRPVVPIPCHPRAVNNNPLSLPWSLSEPSNWANVAAMVNSHQMQNTRLQLPHFPNLIAPPPQLNPRRLGFSPSWHKHSIPRPPSKESTVGHKYNITGEHTDNLPKPPAERVPREAIRDAPDGPLDLSDRGKTNPNQSSIDDTSPGEGRAQRSSDNDGRTRIPASSPSLCVLPSSSHSTPQTQQNLESGSERKNGVIKEQEQKEELIKRTEQSNGMKVPLSLRPAVVMLETLNSALQKQESQSSNGKLTKMSSPANVVDSSSDEQDENLSSCGRENAANGKRKRTTLENETDKNNIQPERRVKIRVRPEEKSPT, encoded by the exons TGACACAAAGCGGATGGAGGAACTGTTCAGCAGAAACCAGCAGATGAAGGAGCAGCAACGGTTGCTCACAGAGAACATCAGGACGCTGGAAAACAG ACTGAGGGCGGGGCTTTGTGACAGATGCTCAGTGACCCAGGATGTGGCCAAGAGACGGCAGCAGGAGTTCGAAGCCTCGCAGATTCAAAGCCTCCAGCACATTTCCATCCTGG CTGGAGAGATGACCAACCTGAAGAAGGAGATCCTGAAACTCAAAGATGAAAACAGGGCTTTGAGAGCCGCCCTCAA CAGAGGATCTGAGCCGAGCAGCAGCACCGACCCCAAAACCAACGGCTCCCCTGACCAGTCGCCCAGATCCAGAACCATCAACCTGATCAGCCCGCCGCCCGGCAGAACCAGGCAGCAGCCAGCAGATGGCGACGTGGTCGTCAAAATGGAGGCAGACCAAAGAAGTGagg AAATTGAATGCAGGGAGGTGAGAGGACTGAGCCGCAGCGGCTGT GAAGTCGTCAAGCCTCGGTCATCACCAGCCTGGAAGACAGACCCCAGCGGGGCACCAGCTCCAGAGAAGAG ATCTCAAAGCATTGAAGTGCTTGACCAGCGTCCGAGCTTTCCATCCGAACGGAGGAACTCCTCACCCGCTTCTGGAGTAGAGGTCAAACCAAGGCGACCCGTGGTTCCCATCCCCTGCCATCCTCGGGCAGTCAATAACAACCCCCTCTCTCTGCCCTGGTCCTTATCCGAACCCTCAAACTGGGCTAACGTTGCCGCTATGGTCAACAGCCACCAGATGCAGAACACAAGGCTTCAGTTGCCACACTTTCCCAACCTGATAGCACCGCCCCCCCAGCTCAACCCCAGAAGacttgggttttctccttcctgGCATAAGCACAGCATTCCTCGCCCCCCCAGCAAAGAGTCCACGGTGGGCCACAAGTACAATATCACAGGAGAGCACACAGACAATCTACCGAAGCCTCCGGCTGAGAGAGTTCCCAGAGAGGCCATTCGAGACGCCCCTGACGGGCCTTTGGACCTGTCAGACCGAGGGAAGACAAACCCAAACCAGAGTTCCATAGATGACACGTCACCAGGTGAGGGGAGGGCACAGAGGAGCAGTGACAATGACGGCAGGACTCGCATCCCAGCATCCTCCCCGTCCCTCTGTGTCCTCCCATCCTCCTCCCATTCAACCCCTCAGACACAGCAGAACCTCGAGTCCGGCAGCGAGCGCAAAAACGGG GTCATCAAAGAGCAGGAGCAGAAAGAGGAGCTGATCAAAAGGACAGAACAGAGTAACGGAATGAAGGTTCCTCTGTCGTTACGGCCAG CAGTGGTAATGTTGGAAACCCTAAATTCCGCTTTACAAAAGCAAGAGTCTCAGTCATCGAATGGAAAGCTGACTAAG ATGTCCTCACCTGCGAATGTGGTGGACAGCAGTTCAGACGAACAAGACGAGAACCTGAGCAGCTGTGGAAGAGAAAATGCCGCCAACGGCAAGAGGAAGAGGACAACTTTGGAAAACGAAACTGACAAAAACA ACATCCAACCGGAGAGAAGAGTCAAGATCAGAGTGAGGCCTGAAGAAAAGAGTCCGACCTAA
- the rbbp8nl gene encoding RBBP8 N-terminal-like protein isoform X1, translating to MESFGDTLRKLQEAHDREVEVWQVKFRELSNKKGCDTKRMEELFSRNQQMKEQQRLLTENIRTLENRLRAGLCDRCSVTQDVAKRRQQEFEASQIQSLQHISILGIPLCLMNASLVVVSSHNPSSNPRLLRPSSAAGEMTNLKKEILKLKDENRALRAALNRGSEPSSSTDPKTNGSPDQSPRSRTINLISPPPGRTRQQPADGDVVVKMEADQRSEEIECREVRGLSRSGCEVVKPRSSPAWKTDPSGAPAPEKRSQSIEVLDQRPSFPSERRNSSPASGVEVKPRRPVVPIPCHPRAVNNNPLSLPWSLSEPSNWANVAAMVNSHQMQNTRLQLPHFPNLIAPPPQLNPRRLGFSPSWHKHSIPRPPSKESTVGHKYNITGEHTDNLPKPPAERVPREAIRDAPDGPLDLSDRGKTNPNQSSIDDTSPGEGRAQRSSDNDGRTRIPASSPSLCVLPSSSHSTPQTQQNLESGSERKNGVIKEQEQKEELIKRTEQSNGMKVPLSLRPAVVMLETLNSALQKQESQSSNGKLTKMSSPANVVDSSSDEQDENLSSCGRENAANGKRKRTTLENETDKNNIQPERRVKIRVRPEEKSPT from the exons TGACACAAAGCGGATGGAGGAACTGTTCAGCAGAAACCAGCAGATGAAGGAGCAGCAACGGTTGCTCACAGAGAACATCAGGACGCTGGAAAACAG ACTGAGGGCGGGGCTTTGTGACAGATGCTCAGTGACCCAGGATGTGGCCAAGAGACGGCAGCAGGAGTTCGAAGCCTCGCAGATTCAAAGCCTCCAGCACATTTCCATCCTGGGTATTCCACTTTGCCTCATGAATGCTTCACTCGTGGTGGTTTCCTCACACAATCCTTCTTCTAACCCCCGTCTGCTCCGTCCTTCATCTGCAGCTGGAGAGATGACCAACCTGAAGAAGGAGATCCTGAAACTCAAAGATGAAAACAGGGCTTTGAGAGCCGCCCTCAA CAGAGGATCTGAGCCGAGCAGCAGCACCGACCCCAAAACCAACGGCTCCCCTGACCAGTCGCCCAGATCCAGAACCATCAACCTGATCAGCCCGCCGCCCGGCAGAACCAGGCAGCAGCCAGCAGATGGCGACGTGGTCGTCAAAATGGAGGCAGACCAAAGAAGTGagg AAATTGAATGCAGGGAGGTGAGAGGACTGAGCCGCAGCGGCTGT GAAGTCGTCAAGCCTCGGTCATCACCAGCCTGGAAGACAGACCCCAGCGGGGCACCAGCTCCAGAGAAGAG ATCTCAAAGCATTGAAGTGCTTGACCAGCGTCCGAGCTTTCCATCCGAACGGAGGAACTCCTCACCCGCTTCTGGAGTAGAGGTCAAACCAAGGCGACCCGTGGTTCCCATCCCCTGCCATCCTCGGGCAGTCAATAACAACCCCCTCTCTCTGCCCTGGTCCTTATCCGAACCCTCAAACTGGGCTAACGTTGCCGCTATGGTCAACAGCCACCAGATGCAGAACACAAGGCTTCAGTTGCCACACTTTCCCAACCTGATAGCACCGCCCCCCCAGCTCAACCCCAGAAGacttgggttttctccttcctgGCATAAGCACAGCATTCCTCGCCCCCCCAGCAAAGAGTCCACGGTGGGCCACAAGTACAATATCACAGGAGAGCACACAGACAATCTACCGAAGCCTCCGGCTGAGAGAGTTCCCAGAGAGGCCATTCGAGACGCCCCTGACGGGCCTTTGGACCTGTCAGACCGAGGGAAGACAAACCCAAACCAGAGTTCCATAGATGACACGTCACCAGGTGAGGGGAGGGCACAGAGGAGCAGTGACAATGACGGCAGGACTCGCATCCCAGCATCCTCCCCGTCCCTCTGTGTCCTCCCATCCTCCTCCCATTCAACCCCTCAGACACAGCAGAACCTCGAGTCCGGCAGCGAGCGCAAAAACGGG GTCATCAAAGAGCAGGAGCAGAAAGAGGAGCTGATCAAAAGGACAGAACAGAGTAACGGAATGAAGGTTCCTCTGTCGTTACGGCCAG CAGTGGTAATGTTGGAAACCCTAAATTCCGCTTTACAAAAGCAAGAGTCTCAGTCATCGAATGGAAAGCTGACTAAG ATGTCCTCACCTGCGAATGTGGTGGACAGCAGTTCAGACGAACAAGACGAGAACCTGAGCAGCTGTGGAAGAGAAAATGCCGCCAACGGCAAGAGGAAGAGGACAACTTTGGAAAACGAAACTGACAAAAACA ACATCCAACCGGAGAGAAGAGTCAAGATCAGAGTGAGGCCTGAAGAAAAGAGTCCGACCTAA
- the rbbp8nl gene encoding RBBP8 N-terminal-like protein isoform X2: MESFGDTLRKLQEAHDREVEVWQVKFRELSNKKGCDTKRMEELFSRNQQMKEQQRLLTENIRTLENRLRAGLCDRCSVTQDVAKRRQQEFEASQIQSLQHISILGIPLCLMNASLVVVSSHNPSSNPRLLRPSSAAGEMTNLKKEILKLKDENRALRAALNRGSEPSSSTDPKTNGSPDQSPRSRTINLISPPPGRTRQQPADGDVVVKMEADQRSEEIECREVRGLSRSGCEVVKPRSSPAWKTDPSGAPAPEKRSQSIEVLDQRPSFPSERRNSSPASGVEVKPRRPVVPIPCHPRAVNNNPLSLPWSLSEPSNWANVAAMVNSHQMQNTRLQLPHFPNLIAPPPQLNPRRLGFSPSWHKHSIPRPPSKESTVGHKYNITGEHTDNLPKPPAERVPREAIRDAPDGPLDLSDRGKTNPNQSSIDDTSPGEGRAQRSSDNDGRTRIPASSPSLCVLPSSSHSTPQTQQNLESGSERKNGVIKEQEQKEELIKRTEQSNGMKVPLSLRPVVMLETLNSALQKQESQSSNGKLTKMSSPANVVDSSSDEQDENLSSCGRENAANGKRKRTTLENETDKNNIQPERRVKIRVRPEEKSPT; this comes from the exons TGACACAAAGCGGATGGAGGAACTGTTCAGCAGAAACCAGCAGATGAAGGAGCAGCAACGGTTGCTCACAGAGAACATCAGGACGCTGGAAAACAG ACTGAGGGCGGGGCTTTGTGACAGATGCTCAGTGACCCAGGATGTGGCCAAGAGACGGCAGCAGGAGTTCGAAGCCTCGCAGATTCAAAGCCTCCAGCACATTTCCATCCTGGGTATTCCACTTTGCCTCATGAATGCTTCACTCGTGGTGGTTTCCTCACACAATCCTTCTTCTAACCCCCGTCTGCTCCGTCCTTCATCTGCAGCTGGAGAGATGACCAACCTGAAGAAGGAGATCCTGAAACTCAAAGATGAAAACAGGGCTTTGAGAGCCGCCCTCAA CAGAGGATCTGAGCCGAGCAGCAGCACCGACCCCAAAACCAACGGCTCCCCTGACCAGTCGCCCAGATCCAGAACCATCAACCTGATCAGCCCGCCGCCCGGCAGAACCAGGCAGCAGCCAGCAGATGGCGACGTGGTCGTCAAAATGGAGGCAGACCAAAGAAGTGagg AAATTGAATGCAGGGAGGTGAGAGGACTGAGCCGCAGCGGCTGT GAAGTCGTCAAGCCTCGGTCATCACCAGCCTGGAAGACAGACCCCAGCGGGGCACCAGCTCCAGAGAAGAG ATCTCAAAGCATTGAAGTGCTTGACCAGCGTCCGAGCTTTCCATCCGAACGGAGGAACTCCTCACCCGCTTCTGGAGTAGAGGTCAAACCAAGGCGACCCGTGGTTCCCATCCCCTGCCATCCTCGGGCAGTCAATAACAACCCCCTCTCTCTGCCCTGGTCCTTATCCGAACCCTCAAACTGGGCTAACGTTGCCGCTATGGTCAACAGCCACCAGATGCAGAACACAAGGCTTCAGTTGCCACACTTTCCCAACCTGATAGCACCGCCCCCCCAGCTCAACCCCAGAAGacttgggttttctccttcctgGCATAAGCACAGCATTCCTCGCCCCCCCAGCAAAGAGTCCACGGTGGGCCACAAGTACAATATCACAGGAGAGCACACAGACAATCTACCGAAGCCTCCGGCTGAGAGAGTTCCCAGAGAGGCCATTCGAGACGCCCCTGACGGGCCTTTGGACCTGTCAGACCGAGGGAAGACAAACCCAAACCAGAGTTCCATAGATGACACGTCACCAGGTGAGGGGAGGGCACAGAGGAGCAGTGACAATGACGGCAGGACTCGCATCCCAGCATCCTCCCCGTCCCTCTGTGTCCTCCCATCCTCCTCCCATTCAACCCCTCAGACACAGCAGAACCTCGAGTCCGGCAGCGAGCGCAAAAACGGG GTCATCAAAGAGCAGGAGCAGAAAGAGGAGCTGATCAAAAGGACAGAACAGAGTAACGGAATGAAGGTTCCTCTGTCGTTACGGCCAG TGGTAATGTTGGAAACCCTAAATTCCGCTTTACAAAAGCAAGAGTCTCAGTCATCGAATGGAAAGCTGACTAAG ATGTCCTCACCTGCGAATGTGGTGGACAGCAGTTCAGACGAACAAGACGAGAACCTGAGCAGCTGTGGAAGAGAAAATGCCGCCAACGGCAAGAGGAAGAGGACAACTTTGGAAAACGAAACTGACAAAAACA ACATCCAACCGGAGAGAAGAGTCAAGATCAGAGTGAGGCCTGAAGAAAAGAGTCCGACCTAA
- the rbbp8nl gene encoding RBBP8 N-terminal-like protein isoform X5 — protein MESFGDTLRKLQEAHDREVEVWQVKFRELSNKKGCDTKRMEELFSRNQQMKEQQRLLTENIRTLENRLRAGLCDRCSVTQDVAKRRQQEFEASQIQSLQHISILGIPLCLMNASLVVVSSHNPSSNPRLLRPSSAAGEMTNLKKEILKLKDENRALRAALNRGSEPSSSTDPKTNGSPDQSPRSRTINLISPPPGRTRQQPADGDVVVKMEADQRSEEIECREEVVKPRSSPAWKTDPSGAPAPEKRSQSIEVLDQRPSFPSERRNSSPASGVEVKPRRPVVPIPCHPRAVNNNPLSLPWSLSEPSNWANVAAMVNSHQMQNTRLQLPHFPNLIAPPPQLNPRRLGFSPSWHKHSIPRPPSKESTVGHKYNITGEHTDNLPKPPAERVPREAIRDAPDGPLDLSDRGKTNPNQSSIDDTSPGEGRAQRSSDNDGRTRIPASSPSLCVLPSSSHSTPQTQQNLESGSERKNGVIKEQEQKEELIKRTEQSNGMKVPLSLRPAVVMLETLNSALQKQESQSSNGKLTKMSSPANVVDSSSDEQDENLSSCGRENAANGKRKRTTLENETDKNNIQPERRVKIRVRPEEKSPT, from the exons TGACACAAAGCGGATGGAGGAACTGTTCAGCAGAAACCAGCAGATGAAGGAGCAGCAACGGTTGCTCACAGAGAACATCAGGACGCTGGAAAACAG ACTGAGGGCGGGGCTTTGTGACAGATGCTCAGTGACCCAGGATGTGGCCAAGAGACGGCAGCAGGAGTTCGAAGCCTCGCAGATTCAAAGCCTCCAGCACATTTCCATCCTGGGTATTCCACTTTGCCTCATGAATGCTTCACTCGTGGTGGTTTCCTCACACAATCCTTCTTCTAACCCCCGTCTGCTCCGTCCTTCATCTGCAGCTGGAGAGATGACCAACCTGAAGAAGGAGATCCTGAAACTCAAAGATGAAAACAGGGCTTTGAGAGCCGCCCTCAA CAGAGGATCTGAGCCGAGCAGCAGCACCGACCCCAAAACCAACGGCTCCCCTGACCAGTCGCCCAGATCCAGAACCATCAACCTGATCAGCCCGCCGCCCGGCAGAACCAGGCAGCAGCCAGCAGATGGCGACGTGGTCGTCAAAATGGAGGCAGACCAAAGAAGTGagg AAATTGAATGCAGGGAG GAAGTCGTCAAGCCTCGGTCATCACCAGCCTGGAAGACAGACCCCAGCGGGGCACCAGCTCCAGAGAAGAG ATCTCAAAGCATTGAAGTGCTTGACCAGCGTCCGAGCTTTCCATCCGAACGGAGGAACTCCTCACCCGCTTCTGGAGTAGAGGTCAAACCAAGGCGACCCGTGGTTCCCATCCCCTGCCATCCTCGGGCAGTCAATAACAACCCCCTCTCTCTGCCCTGGTCCTTATCCGAACCCTCAAACTGGGCTAACGTTGCCGCTATGGTCAACAGCCACCAGATGCAGAACACAAGGCTTCAGTTGCCACACTTTCCCAACCTGATAGCACCGCCCCCCCAGCTCAACCCCAGAAGacttgggttttctccttcctgGCATAAGCACAGCATTCCTCGCCCCCCCAGCAAAGAGTCCACGGTGGGCCACAAGTACAATATCACAGGAGAGCACACAGACAATCTACCGAAGCCTCCGGCTGAGAGAGTTCCCAGAGAGGCCATTCGAGACGCCCCTGACGGGCCTTTGGACCTGTCAGACCGAGGGAAGACAAACCCAAACCAGAGTTCCATAGATGACACGTCACCAGGTGAGGGGAGGGCACAGAGGAGCAGTGACAATGACGGCAGGACTCGCATCCCAGCATCCTCCCCGTCCCTCTGTGTCCTCCCATCCTCCTCCCATTCAACCCCTCAGACACAGCAGAACCTCGAGTCCGGCAGCGAGCGCAAAAACGGG GTCATCAAAGAGCAGGAGCAGAAAGAGGAGCTGATCAAAAGGACAGAACAGAGTAACGGAATGAAGGTTCCTCTGTCGTTACGGCCAG CAGTGGTAATGTTGGAAACCCTAAATTCCGCTTTACAAAAGCAAGAGTCTCAGTCATCGAATGGAAAGCTGACTAAG ATGTCCTCACCTGCGAATGTGGTGGACAGCAGTTCAGACGAACAAGACGAGAACCTGAGCAGCTGTGGAAGAGAAAATGCCGCCAACGGCAAGAGGAAGAGGACAACTTTGGAAAACGAAACTGACAAAAACA ACATCCAACCGGAGAGAAGAGTCAAGATCAGAGTGAGGCCTGAAGAAAAGAGTCCGACCTAA
- the rbbp8nl gene encoding RBBP8 N-terminal-like protein isoform X8 — protein MESFGDTLRKLQEAHDREVEVWQVKFRELSNKKGCDTKRMEELFSRNQQMKEQQRLLTENIRTLENRLRAGLCDRCSVTQDVAKRRQQEFEASQIQSLQHISILAGEMTNLKKEILKLKDENRALRAALKGSEPSSSTDPKTNGSPDQSPRSRTINLISPPPGRTRQQPADGDVVVKMEADQRSEEIECREVRGLSRSGCEVVKPRSSPAWKTDPSGAPAPEKRSQSIEVLDQRPSFPSERRNSSPASGVEVKPRRPVVPIPCHPRAVNNNPLSLPWSLSEPSNWANVAAMVNSHQMQNTRLQLPHFPNLIAPPPQLNPRRLGFSPSWHKHSIPRPPSKESTVGHKYNITGEHTDNLPKPPAERVPREAIRDAPDGPLDLSDRGKTNPNQSSIDDTSPGEGRAQRSSDNDGRTRIPASSPSLCVLPSSSHSTPQTQQNLESGSERKNGVIKEQEQKEELIKRTEQSNGMKVPLSLRPAVVMLETLNSALQKQESQSSNGKLTKMSSPANVVDSSSDEQDENLSSCGRENAANGKRKRTTLENETDKNNIQPERRVKIRVRPEEKSPT, from the exons TGACACAAAGCGGATGGAGGAACTGTTCAGCAGAAACCAGCAGATGAAGGAGCAGCAACGGTTGCTCACAGAGAACATCAGGACGCTGGAAAACAG ACTGAGGGCGGGGCTTTGTGACAGATGCTCAGTGACCCAGGATGTGGCCAAGAGACGGCAGCAGGAGTTCGAAGCCTCGCAGATTCAAAGCCTCCAGCACATTTCCATCCTGG CTGGAGAGATGACCAACCTGAAGAAGGAGATCCTGAAACTCAAAGATGAAAACAGGGCTTTGAGAGCCGCCCTCAA AGGATCTGAGCCGAGCAGCAGCACCGACCCCAAAACCAACGGCTCCCCTGACCAGTCGCCCAGATCCAGAACCATCAACCTGATCAGCCCGCCGCCCGGCAGAACCAGGCAGCAGCCAGCAGATGGCGACGTGGTCGTCAAAATGGAGGCAGACCAAAGAAGTGagg AAATTGAATGCAGGGAGGTGAGAGGACTGAGCCGCAGCGGCTGT GAAGTCGTCAAGCCTCGGTCATCACCAGCCTGGAAGACAGACCCCAGCGGGGCACCAGCTCCAGAGAAGAG ATCTCAAAGCATTGAAGTGCTTGACCAGCGTCCGAGCTTTCCATCCGAACGGAGGAACTCCTCACCCGCTTCTGGAGTAGAGGTCAAACCAAGGCGACCCGTGGTTCCCATCCCCTGCCATCCTCGGGCAGTCAATAACAACCCCCTCTCTCTGCCCTGGTCCTTATCCGAACCCTCAAACTGGGCTAACGTTGCCGCTATGGTCAACAGCCACCAGATGCAGAACACAAGGCTTCAGTTGCCACACTTTCCCAACCTGATAGCACCGCCCCCCCAGCTCAACCCCAGAAGacttgggttttctccttcctgGCATAAGCACAGCATTCCTCGCCCCCCCAGCAAAGAGTCCACGGTGGGCCACAAGTACAATATCACAGGAGAGCACACAGACAATCTACCGAAGCCTCCGGCTGAGAGAGTTCCCAGAGAGGCCATTCGAGACGCCCCTGACGGGCCTTTGGACCTGTCAGACCGAGGGAAGACAAACCCAAACCAGAGTTCCATAGATGACACGTCACCAGGTGAGGGGAGGGCACAGAGGAGCAGTGACAATGACGGCAGGACTCGCATCCCAGCATCCTCCCCGTCCCTCTGTGTCCTCCCATCCTCCTCCCATTCAACCCCTCAGACACAGCAGAACCTCGAGTCCGGCAGCGAGCGCAAAAACGGG GTCATCAAAGAGCAGGAGCAGAAAGAGGAGCTGATCAAAAGGACAGAACAGAGTAACGGAATGAAGGTTCCTCTGTCGTTACGGCCAG CAGTGGTAATGTTGGAAACCCTAAATTCCGCTTTACAAAAGCAAGAGTCTCAGTCATCGAATGGAAAGCTGACTAAG ATGTCCTCACCTGCGAATGTGGTGGACAGCAGTTCAGACGAACAAGACGAGAACCTGAGCAGCTGTGGAAGAGAAAATGCCGCCAACGGCAAGAGGAAGAGGACAACTTTGGAAAACGAAACTGACAAAAACA ACATCCAACCGGAGAGAAGAGTCAAGATCAGAGTGAGGCCTGAAGAAAAGAGTCCGACCTAA